The following coding sequences are from one Rhodothermia bacterium window:
- a CDS encoding dehydrogenase E1 component subunit alpha/beta, protein MIKDPYKHLPKDIQKTSALLLYQKLVTPRLIEEKMLRLIRQGRITKWFSGYGQEAIAVGAVLGLTPDDVVLPMHRNLGVFTTRGIALKPLFCQLMGKEGGFTNGRDRTFHFGKLDHRIVGMISHLAAMLPVACGFGLATKLEGSQKVALAFVGEGATREGDFHEALSLAAAWKLPVIFVIENNGYGLSTPTQEVIPVENLADAAFGYGMPGHSVDGNDLMAVISAIENAAKTARAGGGPTLLEMKTFRMRGHEEASGVKYVPPHLFEEWSQKDPIQRFKKQILEIKGLSETDLKEIEDHLLAEIEVAVRFALDQPEVKSTLEKELTDVYAPSPTRPIMELPPDAPEKRFIDGVTDALRLAMQKDEKVLLMGQDIAGYGGVFKVTEGFAKEFGLERVRNTPIMESGVLGAALGLALEGFKPVVEMQYADFISCGFNQIVNNLATTHYRWGAPVNVTIRAPFGGYIGAGPFHSQSPEAWFCHVPGLKVVVPATPADAKGLLMAAIVEPNPVLVFEHKFLYRNEKGSLPDGDYFTPIGKARILHVGDAATLVTWGLGTRWAVEEAAFWAKEGKLVEVIDLRTLVPWDRETVLASVRKTNRLLVLHEAHGTGGFGAEITSEVIETAFEHLDAPPKRVTGANFPIAFSTQIEQEVYAAKARLRQSLNNLLAY, encoded by the coding sequence ATGATTAAAGATCCTTATAAACACCTGCCAAAGGACATTCAGAAAACCTCGGCATTGTTGTTGTATCAAAAACTCGTCACACCACGTCTTATCGAAGAAAAAATGCTTCGGCTTATCCGTCAAGGCCGCATTACCAAATGGTTCAGCGGTTATGGACAAGAAGCCATTGCGGTCGGGGCTGTTTTGGGCCTCACGCCGGATGATGTGGTCTTGCCCATGCACCGCAATTTGGGCGTTTTTACCACAAGAGGTATTGCGCTTAAACCCTTGTTTTGTCAGTTGATGGGCAAAGAAGGTGGCTTTACAAATGGCCGAGACCGTACCTTTCATTTTGGCAAATTGGATCACCGTATTGTAGGGATGATTTCACACCTTGCCGCTATGTTACCCGTTGCGTGCGGCTTTGGTTTGGCGACAAAATTGGAAGGCTCGCAAAAAGTAGCCCTCGCTTTTGTGGGGGAAGGAGCTACCCGCGAAGGTGATTTCCACGAAGCACTTAGCTTGGCCGCAGCTTGGAAACTGCCCGTTATTTTTGTCATAGAAAACAATGGTTATGGCCTTTCCACGCCTACACAGGAAGTTATTCCGGTAGAAAACTTGGCTGATGCCGCGTTTGGTTATGGAATGCCCGGTCATTCGGTTGATGGTAACGACTTAATGGCTGTCATTAGTGCAATAGAAAATGCCGCAAAAACGGCGCGAGCTGGCGGCGGACCGACACTCTTAGAGATGAAAACCTTCCGTATGCGCGGGCACGAGGAAGCCTCTGGCGTGAAATACGTACCACCTCACTTGTTTGAAGAATGGTCACAAAAAGATCCAATCCAACGTTTCAAAAAACAAATTCTTGAGATAAAAGGCTTATCCGAAACCGATTTGAAGGAAATAGAAGATCATTTGCTTGCCGAAATTGAGGTTGCAGTTCGCTTCGCTTTAGACCAGCCAGAAGTAAAAAGCACTTTGGAAAAGGAATTGACCGATGTCTATGCTCCTTCTCCTACACGACCAATAATGGAGCTGCCACCCGATGCGCCAGAAAAAAGATTTATTGATGGCGTAACTGATGCACTACGGCTTGCCATGCAAAAAGACGAAAAGGTACTTTTGATGGGGCAAGACATTGCGGGCTATGGTGGCGTGTTTAAAGTAACCGAAGGCTTTGCGAAGGAATTTGGTTTAGAACGGGTAAGAAATACACCCATTATGGAGAGTGGTGTTTTGGGTGCGGCGCTTGGCTTGGCCTTAGAAGGCTTTAAACCGGTGGTGGAAATGCAATATGCCGATTTTATCTCTTGCGGGTTTAACCAGATCGTCAACAACTTGGCCACAACGCATTATCGTTGGGGTGCACCTGTAAACGTGACTATTCGTGCGCCATTCGGTGGTTATATTGGCGCGGGACCCTTCCACAGCCAATCACCAGAAGCGTGGTTTTGCCATGTTCCCGGACTCAAAGTTGTGGTTCCGGCCACGCCTGCTGATGCAAAAGGCTTGCTCATGGCCGCGATCGTAGAGCCGAATCCGGTCTTGGTTTTTGAACACAAATTTTTGTACCGAAACGAAAAAGGATCTTTGCCCGATGGCGACTATTTTACGCCCATTGGCAAAGCACGGATCCTTCACGTTGGCGATGCTGCCACACTTGTAACGTGGGGATTGGGGACGCGCTGGGCTGTGGAGGAGGCTGCATTTTGGGCAAAAGAGGGCAAGTTAGTAGAAGTCATTGATTTGCGAACTTTGGTTCCTTGGGATCGTGAGACCGTTTTGGCATCTGTTCGCAAAACAAACCGGCTTTTGGTTTTGCATGAAGCTCATGGGACGGGCGGATTTGGTGCCGAGATTACCTCAGAAGTCATCGAGACGGCGTTTGAACATTTGGATGCGCCACCAAAACGGGTTACCGGAGCCAATTTCCCAATTGCCTTTTCAACACAAATTGAGCAAGAGGTCTATGCGGCAAAGGCACGTTTGCGGCAGTCCTTAAACAACTTATTGGCGTACTAA
- a CDS encoding HAD family hydrolase: protein MQTVAAFDFDGTITTSDSLYHFIRFSHSNWVFVKGAIVLSPMILAFKLGLIGNQKAKEITLKYFFGGFTDAEMQVKAQAFAEQRLPELLRPKALQKIRWHKQQGHRLVLVSASIEAYLRPWAKAYGFDDVCSSRLEVQKERLTGRLDGKNCYGPEKVARLEACVGPLSSICLYAYGDTRGDYDMLALATYPAFRVFE from the coding sequence ATGCAAACCGTAGCTGCATTCGACTTCGACGGAACCATTACAACCTCAGATTCGCTTTATCACTTTATTCGCTTTTCACACTCCAATTGGGTCTTTGTCAAGGGTGCGATTGTGCTTTCACCTATGATATTGGCCTTTAAATTAGGGTTAATAGGTAATCAGAAAGCCAAAGAAATCACTTTAAAATACTTTTTTGGAGGATTTACAGATGCCGAGATGCAAGTGAAAGCCCAAGCGTTTGCAGAACAACGTCTTCCAGAACTTTTAAGGCCCAAAGCGTTGCAAAAAATCCGATGGCACAAACAACAAGGACACCGCTTGGTTTTGGTAAGCGCTTCTATTGAGGCGTACTTGCGCCCCTGGGCAAAAGCATACGGCTTTGATGACGTTTGCAGCTCGCGGCTTGAGGTGCAAAAAGAACGATTAACCGGGCGGCTCGACGGTAAAAATTGCTATGGCCCAGAAAAGGTTGCTCGGCTCGAAGCCTGCGTTGGCCCACTTTCTTCAATCTGTTTATATGCCTATGGCGATACAAGGGGGGACTACGACATGTTGGCTTTGGCCACATATCCGGCATTTCGGGTGTTTGAGTGA
- a CDS encoding FAD-binding oxidoreductase yields the protein MEHAPKSDPSFFLQTVTGWGRFPRTQALVWQPEALSALQAWATEHPDPLTPIGLRRSYADAALPQKGIGIDLCKLNRIKYFDANKGEITAEAGLSIGDLLHFIVPHGFFIPVTPGTRYVTLGGAVAHDVHGKNHHLSGAISRYVVGLKLLTATGEIVLLKPGDPVFVATVAGLGLTGIITELTLKLLPIETSFVVQKKVKADHLGALMAAFEEDQNDWPYSVAWVDCLAKGAALGRGHLILGRHALLDELPQKWQYNPLPIHTEPRIFVPVEAPSFLRHSRNMQLFNKAFYHRQWHNIQEKIVHYDPFFYPLDAIGNWNKLYGKRGFVQFQCVIPFQHAHEVLRTLLELGAKSGRPSFLSVLKKMGQNDLGLLSFGSPGWTLTMDFPIDDQVSHLMKILENVVLEATGRLYLSKDAFLSPEIFRKMYLHWQAWQSIKSAIDPNNRFNSVLGSRLNLIP from the coding sequence ATGGAACATGCCCCCAAGTCGGATCCGTCGTTCTTCCTACAAACGGTAACGGGTTGGGGGCGTTTTCCGCGTACACAGGCGCTGGTTTGGCAACCGGAAGCTCTTTCTGCACTTCAGGCTTGGGCGACAGAACACCCCGATCCGCTCACGCCCATAGGACTACGTCGGAGTTATGCAGATGCCGCTTTGCCCCAAAAAGGAATCGGGATAGACCTCTGTAAGCTCAATAGAATTAAGTACTTTGATGCGAATAAGGGGGAGATAACGGCAGAGGCCGGCCTTTCCATCGGCGATTTGTTGCATTTCATCGTGCCACATGGGTTTTTTATTCCTGTTACCCCCGGAACCCGATACGTGACCTTGGGCGGGGCTGTCGCCCATGACGTGCATGGCAAAAACCACCACCTTTCAGGAGCCATTTCTCGCTATGTCGTGGGCTTAAAATTGCTAACGGCAACCGGTGAGATTGTGTTGCTTAAACCCGGTGATCCCGTTTTTGTGGCAACCGTAGCGGGCTTAGGTCTTACGGGCATCATCACAGAACTCACCCTAAAGTTATTGCCCATAGAAACCTCATTCGTGGTGCAGAAAAAAGTGAAAGCCGATCATCTTGGCGCACTGATGGCGGCTTTTGAGGAAGACCAAAACGATTGGCCTTATTCGGTGGCATGGGTGGATTGTCTCGCAAAAGGTGCTGCTTTAGGACGGGGACACTTGATCTTGGGAAGACATGCGTTGCTGGATGAATTGCCTCAAAAATGGCAATATAATCCACTTCCGATACATACGGAGCCTCGGATATTTGTTCCGGTAGAAGCACCTTCTTTTTTACGCCATTCGCGTAATATGCAGCTCTTTAACAAGGCTTTTTACCACCGTCAATGGCATAATATCCAAGAAAAGATTGTTCATTACGATCCATTTTTTTATCCATTAGATGCCATTGGAAATTGGAATAAATTATATGGGAAGCGCGGATTTGTACAGTTCCAGTGCGTGATTCCTTTTCAACATGCACATGAGGTTTTAAGGACGTTACTTGAACTCGGCGCAAAAAGTGGACGGCCTTCTTTTTTGTCTGTCCTTAAAAAAATGGGACAAAATGATCTTGGATTGTTGTCCTTTGGATCACCCGGTTGGACACTCACAATGGATTTTCCAATAGATGACCAAGTCTCACATTTGATGAAAATTTTGGAAAATGTCGTGCTAGAGGCTACGGGTAGGCTGTATCTTTCTAAAGATGCCTTCCTTTCGCCAGAAATTTTCAGGAAAATGTACCTCCATTGGCAGGCTTGGCAATCCATAAAATCCGCTATAGACCCCAATAATCGCTTTAACTCGGTGTTGGGAAGCCGTTTGAACCTAATTCCTTAA
- a CDS encoding immune inhibitor A, with the protein MIYNLKRIYALRLFSCLALFLHFSDVQAQQNPKINGSGRYDAASGLPRALYSSRYAAQAGTPQDQARAYINERSAQLFGMPKLPEDMLEYLGHTTLPFGQAVRFQQVFQGIAVEGGEVVVTITHGGEVLFTTSSFKSVPKNMETQKRPLRRRLAREDAVARAAILRDENEETPGFPVRATSVWVIDAAGIWVEARRVEVYHPEHQHYWAVWISAERGDVLQKESLAVKCKHSHEAILEAKALVAMTKKEVALPFTNTESTVRVIGTQRFVEGMGKVFDPDPVTSAKQLYGAPGLSDNNDADSPELSAQLKDVVLNDLSLENGQYFLRGKYAWIADTGAPFKGLFEQSSNDFSTTRTEDMFEAVNAYYHIDKNLRYTAETLGFSIPNRHTGNSTTQWFDASALNGSDNSQYDPSTGFLVFGEGGVDDAEDAGVVWHETAHALHDRMTLGSISNATNDGLAEGFADYWTQSYIWTVQPWASTEASYHHVFRWDGHNPFWTGRTTLYPNTFPSGIVSTGGSLRERNGQILSATLMEIWPILGRTLTDKAALTAVGMTNRDSNQNDYFNAFYLVLRLMGASAAQMDQVYQILVNRGYTLPAKGLHIVYQAEESSLNFDKDAEMKVEINNNSSQTKSNVKVTVSLPSDMVYQDGNTTCPTSLLDGKLVLSIGDLAAFGFKTCSFVVRLQNQTGKRYVADDFEQGLSQWVAPKDARNFGWTANLMQPHSGKSSAFVQNQGEATDLTLTLAKPIKLQAGSPILSFWHYYNTEFYSDGGVVEVSVDGGNNWQDLDSKWMTNGYNGKITSTFATPLTNRNAFTGSSQKYLNSVADLSSYIDQSILVRFRFASDIVTGIQGWHVDDVLIADQATLASEVCLTSHEGDQVCTKTNFMVVFSTPVDAERPALPITHEMEKIWPNPFKQQANLRFRVAKPQKVNVTLHDLLGRHVGEVFSGVVQGGEWQTVKVERAALPNGVYFCRIVGEDFSEVQKMVLLR; encoded by the coding sequence ATGATCTACAACTTAAAGAGAATATATGCCTTAAGGCTTTTTTCTTGCTTGGCGTTGTTCCTCCATTTTTCTGATGTGCAGGCACAGCAGAACCCAAAAATAAACGGTTCTGGACGGTATGACGCGGCTTCTGGTTTGCCACGCGCACTTTATTCAAGCCGTTATGCCGCACAAGCCGGAACACCACAGGATCAAGCTCGGGCGTATATAAATGAACGCTCCGCCCAACTCTTTGGGATGCCTAAACTACCTGAGGATATGCTCGAATATCTTGGTCACACGACTTTGCCGTTTGGACAAGCCGTGCGATTTCAGCAAGTCTTTCAAGGAATTGCCGTTGAAGGCGGCGAAGTCGTCGTGACCATCACGCATGGCGGGGAGGTACTTTTTACCACCTCTTCCTTTAAATCCGTCCCCAAAAATATGGAGACCCAGAAGCGACCTCTTCGGCGGCGATTGGCACGCGAGGATGCAGTTGCAAGGGCTGCAATTCTCCGTGATGAAAATGAGGAAACCCCCGGATTTCCGGTAAGAGCCACTTCCGTTTGGGTGATTGATGCTGCTGGTATTTGGGTAGAAGCCCGTCGGGTGGAGGTGTACCACCCCGAACACCAACACTATTGGGCCGTTTGGATTTCCGCCGAGCGGGGAGACGTCCTTCAAAAAGAATCGCTGGCCGTGAAATGCAAACATTCCCACGAAGCCATTTTGGAAGCAAAAGCATTAGTCGCCATGACAAAAAAGGAGGTGGCCTTACCGTTTACCAACACCGAAAGTACGGTAAGGGTCATTGGTACGCAACGATTTGTGGAAGGCATGGGTAAAGTCTTTGATCCCGATCCTGTGACTTCTGCCAAGCAACTTTATGGCGCTCCGGGCTTGTCAGATAACAACGATGCCGACTCGCCGGAACTCAGTGCACAACTCAAAGACGTGGTGCTGAATGACCTTTCCTTAGAAAATGGGCAATATTTCCTACGCGGTAAATATGCGTGGATTGCGGATACAGGCGCACCATTTAAGGGCTTGTTCGAACAAAGCAGTAATGATTTTTCGACGACGCGCACCGAAGATATGTTTGAGGCCGTCAACGCATATTATCACATAGATAAAAACCTGCGATATACAGCAGAGACATTGGGTTTCTCTATCCCAAATCGCCACACGGGTAATTCCACCACCCAATGGTTTGATGCAAGTGCTTTGAATGGAAGTGATAATTCTCAGTACGATCCTTCTACGGGGTTCTTGGTTTTTGGAGAAGGTGGTGTGGACGATGCCGAGGATGCAGGTGTAGTTTGGCACGAAACAGCCCACGCCTTGCATGACCGTATGACGTTGGGGAGCATCTCAAATGCGACGAACGATGGGCTTGCGGAAGGTTTTGCAGACTATTGGACACAGTCCTACATTTGGACGGTGCAGCCTTGGGCGTCAACAGAGGCTTCTTACCACCATGTGTTTCGGTGGGATGGGCACAACCCTTTTTGGACGGGGCGTACCACCCTTTACCCCAATACCTTCCCAAGTGGCATTGTAAGTACTGGCGGATCCCTCCGTGAGCGAAATGGGCAAATCCTTTCTGCTACATTGATGGAAATATGGCCTATTTTAGGACGGACGTTGACCGATAAAGCCGCACTTACCGCCGTCGGGATGACCAATCGGGACTCCAACCAAAACGATTATTTTAATGCGTTTTATTTGGTACTCCGCTTGATGGGCGCATCGGCTGCACAAATGGATCAAGTGTATCAGATTCTGGTGAATCGTGGCTATACTTTGCCTGCAAAAGGACTCCATATCGTTTATCAAGCCGAGGAGTCATCCCTCAATTTTGACAAAGATGCCGAAATGAAGGTGGAGATTAACAACAACAGTTCACAAACAAAATCCAATGTGAAAGTCACGGTTTCATTGCCAAGCGATATGGTTTATCAGGATGGAAATACAACTTGTCCGACGAGTTTGCTCGATGGAAAACTTGTACTCTCCATTGGCGATCTGGCGGCATTTGGGTTTAAAACGTGTTCATTTGTGGTGAGATTACAAAACCAAACAGGCAAACGTTATGTCGCAGATGATTTTGAACAGGGGCTTAGCCAATGGGTTGCGCCAAAAGATGCCCGCAATTTTGGTTGGACGGCTAATTTGATGCAGCCTCATAGTGGCAAGAGCAGTGCATTTGTTCAGAACCAAGGGGAAGCAACAGACTTGACGTTGACCTTGGCCAAGCCCATCAAATTACAGGCGGGAAGCCCGATCTTGAGCTTTTGGCATTATTACAATACAGAATTTTATAGCGACGGTGGTGTAGTAGAAGTCTCGGTAGATGGTGGCAATAATTGGCAAGATTTGGATTCAAAGTGGATGACCAATGGCTACAACGGGAAAATAACCTCTACCTTCGCTACACCGTTAACCAACCGAAATGCGTTTACGGGTTCATCCCAAAAATACTTGAACAGCGTTGCCGATTTAAGCAGCTACATTGATCAGTCCATTCTGGTACGATTCCGGTTTGCGAGCGATATTGTGACAGGCATACAAGGCTGGCATGTGGACGATGTTTTAATTGCAGATCAGGCGACTTTAGCCTCCGAAGTTTGTCTAACATCTCATGAGGGAGACCAAGTGTGCACCAAAACAAACTTTATGGTTGTCTTCAGTACGCCTGTTGACGCCGAGCGCCCCGCACTCCCCATTACCCACGAAATGGAAAAGATTTGGCCCAATCCATTTAAACAACAAGCCAATCTGCGTTTTCGGGTGGCCAAACCGCAAAAAGTAAACGTGACGCTGCACGACCTCTTGGGCCGGCATGTGGGCGAGGTGTTTAGTGGTGTGGTTCAAGGAGGTGAATGGCAAACCGTAAAAGTGGAAAGAGCCGCGCTGCCAAATGGTGTTTATTTCTGCCGGATTGTTGGAGAGGACTTTTCGGAGGTGCAAAAAATGGTACTTCTACGATAG